The following coding sequences are from one Ruminococcus flavefaciens AE3010 window:
- a CDS encoding class B sortase: MSEKITDGSSEAQRRAEKIKAIRRSIRSEAEVAPMTYENKSESERSESIADRIAKVKEKRNATAADILEELDKAIAREKADAERIAADKAEADAKAKENASPDISDILPALETPAHEELQELAEEVAEDFTEVSGDITGYTEDFTEAEAEAETQTQSISTAYAHAAEAESVIEEKDDETMVFTPVSHTAEPKEEPIRPVHRAVHEDKAPEPIIRAAAETTSEEVKKPSKKKKKKKKKSFKQRLLDLFPKKGDRLGERIRKIVFLGSVVAIVVCGYIVGDYYYDLWTSKRKTKNLMEIYEVYGDQEAPKEEEPADDRVRYLDMLPGARKLWEQNHDIVGVISVPNTPINNPVMQAEDNEKYLNRKFDLTENIAGELFLDYRNHFDEVGEDGYLKCKNSDNLVIYGHNMYDDQMFGCLKYYNWRDDYYGLHPVIDLRSNYENYKYKIFAFFIIDSKDETDTKFECWNKLDFDNEDDFYNFVNEAKRRTIRLNNVDVKYGDPLLTLSTCNTTLADEDRGRIIIMARRVRDGEDPIEGTQDSVRNPNIKWPNFYYENHSDERYDPNAPFEPYGPTEANKKQ; encoded by the coding sequence ATGAGCGAAAAAATAACCGACGGAAGCTCAGAAGCTCAGCGCAGAGCTGAGAAGATAAAGGCTATCAGAAGGTCTATCCGCAGTGAAGCGGAAGTCGCTCCGATGACTTATGAAAATAAATCAGAAAGCGAACGCTCGGAGAGCATAGCCGACCGCATTGCAAAGGTCAAGGAAAAACGCAATGCAACAGCGGCGGATATACTTGAAGAGCTCGACAAGGCAATAGCAAGAGAAAAGGCAGACGCAGAAAGAATTGCTGCCGATAAGGCGGAAGCTGACGCAAAGGCTAAGGAAAATGCTTCTCCCGATATCTCTGATATACTCCCTGCACTGGAAACTCCCGCACATGAGGAACTCCAGGAGCTGGCGGAGGAAGTAGCCGAGGACTTCACAGAGGTCAGCGGTGATATCACGGGATATACGGAGGACTTTACCGAGGCGGAGGCAGAGGCTGAAACCCAGACGCAGTCAATAAGCACAGCGTATGCACATGCGGCAGAGGCTGAAAGTGTGATTGAGGAGAAGGACGATGAGACCATGGTCTTTACTCCTGTGAGCCATACTGCCGAACCAAAGGAAGAGCCGATTCGCCCTGTACACAGAGCTGTACATGAGGACAAAGCTCCTGAGCCAATTATTCGGGCGGCTGCGGAGACGACCTCTGAGGAAGTGAAGAAGCCTTCCAAAAAGAAGAAGAAAAAAAAGAAGAAATCATTTAAACAGCGTTTGCTGGACCTGTTTCCCAAAAAGGGAGACAGGCTCGGTGAGCGCATAAGAAAAATCGTTTTCCTGGGTTCTGTTGTGGCTATCGTTGTCTGCGGATACATAGTGGGTGACTACTACTATGACCTGTGGACAAGCAAGCGCAAGACAAAGAACCTTATGGAAATTTATGAGGTATACGGAGATCAGGAAGCTCCCAAGGAAGAGGAGCCTGCCGATGACCGTGTCAGATATCTCGATATGCTGCCGGGTGCACGCAAGCTCTGGGAGCAGAACCACGATATCGTCGGCGTCATCTCTGTTCCCAATACCCCTATAAATAACCCTGTCATGCAGGCAGAGGACAATGAAAAATATCTGAACAGGAAGTTTGACCTGACTGAAAACATAGCAGGAGAGCTTTTCCTTGATTACAGAAACCATTTCGACGAGGTCGGCGAGGACGGTTACTTAAAGTGCAAGAACTCGGATAACCTTGTCATATACGGTCATAATATGTACGACGACCAGATGTTTGGCTGTCTCAAGTATTATAACTGGAGAGACGATTATTACGGACTTCACCCTGTAATAGATCTCAGATCAAATTACGAAAACTACAAATATAAGATATTCGCATTCTTTATTATTGACTCCAAGGACGAAACGGATACCAAGTTCGAGTGCTGGAACAAGCTTGACTTTGACAATGAAGATGACTTCTACAACTTTGTCAATGAAGCCAAGAGAAGAACTATCCGCCTTAACAATGTTGACGTTAAGTACGGCGATCCGCTTCTCACCCTTTCGACCTGCAATACTACTCTCGCAGATGAAGACAGAGGCCGTATCATAATAATGGCAAGACGTGTGCGCGACGGCGAGGACCCGATAGAGGGAACTCAGGACAGCGTGCGCAACCCCAATATAAAGTGGCCGAATTTCTATTATGAGAACCATTCGGACGAAAGGTATGATCCCAACGCTCCATTTGAGCCGTACGGACCGACGGAGGCGAATAAGAAGCAATGA
- a CDS encoding division/cell wall cluster transcriptional repressor MraZ, producing MADLLCGTYYPSIDQKGRMSFPTKLREILGPEFYLCQGHDDSYIAVYSPEAFQAYCDVLGNIPGRDGALARRKLLAGADKQIPDKQGRIFITQQLRDHAGITDEVVVIGADKRAEIWNKSKWEEVNNSITQDKINDILAGLVI from the coding sequence ATGGCAGATCTGTTATGCGGTACCTACTACCCAAGTATAGATCAGAAAGGCCGTATGAGCTTCCCGACCAAGCTCCGAGAGATACTCGGACCCGAATTCTACCTTTGCCAGGGACATGATGACTCCTATATCGCCGTTTACTCGCCGGAAGCATTTCAGGCATACTGTGATGTGCTTGGCAATATCCCGGGACGTGACGGAGCTCTCGCAAGACGTAAGCTCCTCGCAGGTGCTGATAAGCAGATCCCCGATAAGCAGGGACGTATCTTTATCACACAGCAGCTCAGAGACCACGCAGGTATTACTGACGAAGTCGTAGTTATCGGCGCTGATAAAAGAGCTGAGATCTGGAATAAGTCCAAGTGGGAGGAAGTCAACAACAGTATCACTCAGGACAAGATCAACGACATTCTTGCAGGTCTTGTTATCTGA
- a CDS encoding YfhO family protein: MKKSCGNICSYKEKYLSAFLIGFFTLLVTTLPMMLTERGYFIYFGDFNAQQIPFYSLANDTVRSGSFGWNWFTDLGSDFMTSYSFYLFGSPFFWLSTLLPRGLVLYSLPFLLAIKHGMASLTAYVYIRRFVRGKNAALTGALLYAFSGFQVYNIFFNHFQDVTAFFPLMLIAMEENINCRRKGVFALSVALMACINYYFFAGQAVFLVLYYLFRMRCADFHTSWKKFFLLILEAIIGTLMAAFIILPSAMALMGNYRISEHAYGADMVAYNDKTLIPRIIQSFFMPSDPPAYPNLLKSDFEKWASIGGYLPLFSMVGVLTFLRMHKKHWAARLLACCGIFAVIPVLNSLFQAANSYYYARWFYMPILIMAMMTAHTLDDENCDCKFGLRFCAVMLAALAVIGVFPAKPEDGKKARLFSMPDDPLYFWLTICVAVVFLICTFFVLRRKKKGTLSTRFMVFATAAASVICILTTSLYGANTIGDARKYISSAIEGGDGVCEQVTSDNFFRIDISEDCDNYPMIWGLPTMRAFQSVVCTSIMDFYSFIGIQRDVASRPELSNYPLRGLFSVKYYYKEKTEGCSYDELVSSSMDSSSASSASSKNSAKDDEDTSRVIIPDELPNFKYIGENEHFEIYENELFIPMGFGYDKYVKKSDAENKSKLQRQNVMLKALVLSDEQAEKYSDILTEYDMGNASTLSRNTYSVFCNEKRKCCSKSFTFDSHGFTSVIDLAKPQLVFFSVPYSEGWTATVNGAPADVERVDEGFMAVRADSGENIIVFSYETPYLRIGIIISLCAAAVLAVYVLLPGRKRKGDIIDIKHYYDYTSCEKIKAAQDYCDSLFKKERK, encoded by the coding sequence GTGAAAAAGAGCTGCGGCAATATATGCTCTTACAAGGAAAAATACCTGTCTGCGTTCCTCATAGGCTTCTTCACCCTGCTGGTGACCACACTGCCGATGATGCTGACCGAACGCGGATATTTCATATACTTCGGCGATTTCAATGCACAGCAGATACCATTCTACAGTCTTGCAAATGACACTGTACGCAGCGGCAGCTTCGGCTGGAACTGGTTTACCGATCTGGGCTCGGACTTCATGACGTCCTATTCGTTCTACCTCTTCGGAAGCCCCTTTTTCTGGCTGTCCACCCTGCTCCCGCGGGGACTGGTGCTCTATTCCCTGCCCTTTCTGCTGGCTATAAAGCACGGTATGGCTTCCCTGACAGCCTACGTCTATATACGAAGATTCGTCCGCGGCAAGAACGCCGCTCTCACAGGAGCTCTGCTCTACGCATTTTCGGGCTTTCAGGTCTACAATATATTCTTCAATCACTTTCAGGACGTTACCGCTTTTTTCCCTCTTATGCTCATCGCTATGGAGGAGAACATCAACTGCCGGCGCAAGGGCGTTTTCGCACTTTCAGTTGCGCTCATGGCATGCATAAACTACTATTTCTTTGCAGGTCAGGCGGTATTTCTAGTGCTGTACTATCTATTCAGAATGAGGTGTGCGGACTTCCACACATCATGGAAAAAGTTCTTTCTGCTCATTCTCGAAGCGATCATCGGTACGCTTATGGCAGCCTTTATCATACTGCCCTCGGCTATGGCGCTCATGGGAAACTACAGGATAAGCGAGCACGCCTACGGTGCGGATATGGTCGCTTATAATGATAAGACCCTTATCCCGAGAATAATCCAGAGCTTCTTTATGCCGTCGGATCCGCCCGCATATCCCAATCTGCTCAAATCAGACTTTGAAAAATGGGCTTCTATCGGCGGATATCTGCCACTTTTCTCCATGGTGGGAGTTCTCACTTTCCTGCGTATGCACAAGAAGCACTGGGCGGCAAGGCTTCTCGCATGCTGCGGCATATTCGCAGTTATCCCCGTTCTGAACAGTCTTTTTCAGGCTGCTAATTCCTACTACTACGCACGGTGGTTCTACATGCCCATACTCATTATGGCTATGATGACAGCTCATACCCTTGACGACGAGAACTGCGACTGCAAGTTCGGACTGCGGTTCTGCGCCGTTATGCTGGCAGCACTGGCAGTTATAGGAGTTTTCCCCGCAAAGCCCGAGGACGGCAAAAAGGCAAGGCTCTTCTCAATGCCCGATGACCCGCTGTACTTCTGGCTGACCATATGCGTGGCAGTGGTATTCCTCATATGTACGTTTTTCGTGCTCCGCCGAAAGAAAAAAGGCACTCTCAGCACAAGATTCATGGTGTTCGCCACAGCTGCCGCTTCCGTTATATGTATCCTGACCACCTCACTCTACGGAGCAAACACCATAGGCGACGCCCGCAAATACATCAGCTCCGCCATTGAGGGCGGCGACGGCGTCTGCGAACAGGTCACAAGCGATAATTTCTTCCGCATAGATATTTCCGAGGACTGCGACAACTACCCCATGATATGGGGACTGCCAACAATGAGGGCTTTCCAGAGCGTTGTATGCACCTCTATCATGGATTTTTACAGCTTCATCGGTATACAGCGCGACGTGGCTTCACGTCCCGAGCTGAGCAACTACCCTCTCCGCGGACTTTTCTCCGTGAAGTACTACTACAAGGAAAAGACCGAGGGGTGCAGCTATGATGAACTGGTGTCATCAAGCATGGACAGCTCCTCTGCCTCATCTGCGTCCTCAAAGAATTCGGCTAAGGACGATGAGGACACCAGCAGGGTCATAATTCCCGACGAGCTTCCGAACTTCAAGTATATCGGCGAAAACGAACACTTTGAGATATACGAGAACGAGCTGTTCATACCTATGGGCTTCGGCTACGACAAATACGTGAAGAAGTCCGACGCCGAAAACAAGTCAAAGCTCCAGCGCCAGAACGTCATGCTGAAAGCACTTGTGCTCAGCGACGAGCAGGCTGAAAAATACAGTGATATCCTCACGGAGTACGATATGGGAAATGCTTCAACATTATCGCGGAATACCTACTCTGTATTCTGCAATGAGAAGCGCAAGTGCTGCTCAAAGAGCTTCACCTTTGATTCCCATGGCTTCACCTCGGTCATCGACCTTGCAAAGCCTCAGCTGGTATTTTTCAGCGTACCCTACAGTGAGGGCTGGACAGCCACAGTGAACGGCGCTCCTGCCGATGTTGAGCGTGTGGACGAGGGCTTCATGGCTGTAAGAGCCGACTCAGGCGAGAACATTATCGTTTTCAGCTACGAAACGCCCTACCTGCGCATAGGTATAATAATAAGCCTTTGTGCCGCAGCTGTACTTGCGGTATATGTGCTTCTGCCGGGACGTAAGCGCAAGGGCGATATCATTGATATAAAGCATTACTACGATTACACATCATGTGAAAAAATAAAGGCAGCTCAGGACTACTGCGACAGCCTTTTCAAAAAGGAGAGAAAATAA
- a CDS encoding NUDIX domain-containing protein — MHLQEKTITSDSIYEGPIFTITHDTAELENGKTAVRDVLHHHGGVCVIPITENNEIFLVKQFRYPFQTVTREVPAGKLEKGEDHAVCGRRELLEETGYTCSEYVYLGEMLPTPAYNSEVTYMYLAKGLTFSSQNLDPDEFLDVERIPLAEAVKQVMDGTIRDGKTQVTILKAARILGI, encoded by the coding sequence ATGCATTTACAGGAAAAAACCATCACAAGCGACTCAATATATGAGGGACCTATCTTCACTATAACTCACGACACAGCGGAGCTTGAAAACGGCAAGACCGCTGTCCGCGACGTTCTCCACCACCACGGCGGAGTATGCGTCATACCTATAACAGAGAACAACGAGATATTTCTCGTAAAGCAGTTCCGCTATCCGTTCCAGACAGTTACCCGCGAAGTTCCCGCAGGAAAGCTTGAAAAGGGCGAGGACCACGCTGTTTGCGGCAGACGTGAGCTCCTTGAGGAAACAGGCTATACCTGCTCGGAGTACGTATATCTGGGCGAAATGCTGCCAACTCCCGCATACAACAGCGAGGTAACATACATGTACCTTGCAAAGGGACTTACATTCAGCAGCCAGAACCTTGACCCCGACGAATTCCTCGACGTGGAACGTATCCCACTTGCAGAGGCTGTAAAACAGGTCATGGACGGCACTATACGCGACGGAAAAACTCAGGTGACTATCCTCAAAGCCGCACGTATCCTCGGCATATAA
- a CDS encoding cysteine desulfurase family protein, whose product MEVYLDNAATTKPCPEAVEAAVAAMTENYGNPSSLHRAGLNAQLVVDGARKAIADSIGGDRDCIYFTSGATESNNLALRGASAAYGRKNKKIVISAVEHASVEETAADLEKKGFEVVRVSPREDGRYYAADFVNACDDSTCLISMMYVNNETGYILPVKETFSAVKRRYPHIITHTDCVQAYMKLPIKAGTLCADLISLSGHKIHGGKGVGALYIKKGVRVLPVVTGGKQEKGIRSGTESVPMIAAFGAAVKKLSPTVSERWDKVSGLKAYLLSKLRDMENVTVNSPEDGSPYVVNISAVGKRSEIMLHFLESKGIYVSSGSACSKGQQSGVLGQFGIRDKRADSALRISMTAETIEAELDMFCEALSEGMEKVRG is encoded by the coding sequence ATGGAAGTTTACCTTGATAACGCGGCGACAACAAAGCCCTGCCCAGAAGCAGTTGAGGCGGCTGTGGCAGCCATGACCGAGAATTACGGAAATCCCTCCTCCCTCCACAGAGCAGGACTAAACGCACAGCTTGTGGTGGACGGCGCAAGAAAAGCCATTGCCGACAGCATCGGCGGGGACAGGGACTGTATATACTTCACCTCGGGAGCTACCGAGAGCAACAACCTCGCTCTCCGCGGAGCTTCTGCGGCTTACGGAAGAAAAAATAAGAAGATAGTAATATCCGCAGTGGAACACGCCTCCGTTGAGGAGACTGCCGCTGACCTTGAAAAAAAGGGATTTGAGGTGGTGAGAGTTTCTCCCCGTGAGGACGGGCGCTATTATGCAGCGGACTTCGTAAATGCCTGCGATGACAGCACCTGCCTTATCAGCATGATGTACGTCAACAATGAGACAGGCTACATACTCCCCGTCAAGGAGACCTTTTCGGCTGTGAAACGCCGTTATCCCCACATAATCACCCATACGGACTGCGTGCAGGCTTACATGAAGCTTCCCATAAAGGCAGGCACACTCTGCGCAGACCTTATCTCCCTCAGCGGTCACAAGATACACGGCGGCAAGGGTGTTGGAGCTCTTTACATCAAAAAGGGAGTACGTGTGCTGCCCGTAGTTACAGGCGGTAAGCAGGAAAAGGGCATACGCTCGGGTACTGAGAGCGTTCCCATGATAGCGGCTTTCGGAGCTGCGGTAAAGAAGCTTTCTCCCACTGTTTCGGAGCGCTGGGATAAGGTCAGCGGGCTTAAAGCGTATCTGCTGAGCAAGCTGAGGGATATGGAGAACGTTACGGTAAATTCTCCTGAGGACGGCTCACCATATGTGGTGAATATCTCGGCAGTTGGCAAGCGCTCGGAGATAATGCTCCACTTCCTTGAAAGCAAGGGTATATACGTGTCAAGCGGCTCGGCTTGTTCAAAGGGACAGCAGAGCGGAGTTCTGGGGCAGTTCGGCATAAGGGACAAGCGTGCGGACAGTGCTCTTCGCATAAGCATGACTGCTGAGACTATAGAAGCGGAGCTTGATATGTTCTGCGAGGCTCTCAGCGAGGGCATGGAAAAGGTAAGAGGCTGA
- a CDS encoding class B sortase — protein MNKPAKIITACATCAAALGLGVLAVMINKDKKAVPIYSDVIETTVPVEVTTKELPDDLAEKYGFVPSQLGMTDRAKSLLHVNKDVIGWIKVDGLQIDYPIVRDPGEIHSDQAFYGGRDYYPNFFYLDNDLYRQYDEKGSLFLDYRDNFGSIESEQSTNQVIYGHAWWNGEMLGCTREYRLNPDFYWNNPFIHVSSNYKDYDYVIFAILVTSGTYDETDFHYWDMEDLSSEEDFNFYIDKCKSRWLYDTGVDVKYGDKLITLSTCYSDVDNSRFLVVGRRLRDGEVAGDTNSIQRTEAWLQAKKQEAEQAAEEQPQQ, from the coding sequence ATGAACAAACCTGCAAAGATAATCACCGCCTGTGCTACCTGCGCGGCGGCATTGGGACTTGGTGTGCTGGCTGTAATGATAAACAAGGACAAAAAAGCAGTCCCCATATACAGCGATGTGATCGAAACTACAGTTCCTGTGGAAGTAACTACCAAGGAGCTTCCCGATGATCTTGCCGAAAAGTACGGATTCGTACCGTCACAGCTCGGTATGACAGACAGGGCAAAGTCGCTGCTGCACGTCAATAAGGACGTCATCGGCTGGATAAAGGTAGACGGTCTCCAGATCGATTACCCTATCGTCAGGGATCCGGGTGAGATACATTCGGATCAGGCTTTTTACGGCGGCAGGGATTACTACCCCAACTTCTTTTATCTGGATAACGATCTTTACAGACAGTACGACGAAAAGGGCAGCCTGTTCCTTGACTACCGTGATAATTTCGGCAGCATTGAAAGCGAACAGTCCACCAATCAGGTCATATACGGTCATGCGTGGTGGAACGGCGAGATGCTGGGCTGCACAAGAGAGTACAGACTGAATCCCGATTTCTACTGGAATAATCCGTTCATACATGTCAGCTCCAATTACAAGGATTACGATTACGTTATTTTCGCTATCCTTGTTACAAGCGGAACCTATGACGAAACGGACTTCCACTACTGGGATATGGAAGACCTTTCTTCGGAAGAAGATTTCAATTTCTATATCGACAAGTGCAAGAGCCGCTGGCTCTATGACACGGGAGTCGATGTAAAGTACGGCGACAAGCTCATTACCCTGTCTACCTGCTATTCGGACGTGGATAATTCACGCTTCCTCGTAGTGGGAAGAAGACTCAGGGACGGCGAGGTCGCAGGGGATACAAATTCTATCCAGCGTACTGAAGCCTGGTTACAGGCAAAAAAGCAGGAAGCCGAACAGGCTGCTGAGGAACAGCCCCAGCAGTAA
- the thiI gene encoding tRNA uracil 4-sulfurtransferase ThiI: MKELILVKYGEMALKGLNKKTFEDMLIKNIKRRLKPLGHFQMTSAQSTTYITPLDEDIDLNEVADRVGKIFGIATYCRACVCEKDFEDICNKSYEYLEDVLSCAKTFKVNAKRSDKAFPMKSPEICMELGGKLLEKFPHLSVDVKNPEVTVTVEIRDENAFVHAENIKGAGGLPVGSSGKAMLLLSGGIDSPVAGYMMAKRGIHIAAIHYVSPPYTSDRAQLKVEELCRKLTDYCGGIAFYCVPFTELQEAIKDHCPEEFFTIIMRRLMMEIAQRIAAKDNCLALITGESVGQVASQTMAAMVCTAAVCRIPVFRPCVGMDKTEIIEIARKIDTFDISVQPYEDCCTVFTPRHPKVRPQLADIEKAQNSFDFEPLIQKAVENTEMKTFNFGE; the protein is encoded by the coding sequence ATGAAAGAGTTAATACTTGTAAAATACGGTGAAATGGCACTGAAAGGTCTCAATAAAAAGACCTTTGAGGATATGCTCATAAAGAACATAAAGCGCAGACTGAAGCCTCTCGGTCACTTTCAGATGACCAGCGCTCAGTCCACAACATACATAACTCCTCTTGACGAGGACATCGACCTTAACGAGGTGGCTGACAGAGTGGGCAAGATTTTCGGTATCGCCACATACTGCCGTGCCTGCGTATGCGAAAAGGACTTCGAGGACATCTGCAATAAGAGCTATGAGTACCTTGAAGATGTACTGAGCTGCGCAAAGACCTTCAAGGTCAACGCAAAGCGCTCGGACAAGGCATTCCCCATGAAGTCTCCCGAGATCTGCATGGAGCTGGGCGGAAAGCTGCTGGAGAAGTTCCCGCACCTTTCTGTTGACGTCAAGAACCCCGAGGTAACTGTTACTGTTGAGATACGCGACGAGAACGCATTCGTTCACGCAGAGAATATCAAGGGAGCAGGCGGACTTCCCGTGGGAAGCAGCGGCAAGGCTATGCTTCTCCTCTCAGGCGGTATAGACAGCCCTGTTGCAGGCTATATGATGGCAAAGCGCGGTATCCACATCGCCGCTATCCACTATGTGAGCCCTCCCTACACCTCAGACCGCGCACAGCTCAAGGTCGAGGAGCTCTGCCGGAAGCTGACTGACTACTGCGGCGGTATCGCTTTCTACTGCGTGCCGTTCACAGAGTTGCAGGAGGCTATCAAGGACCACTGCCCAGAGGAGTTCTTTACTATTATAATGAGAAGACTCATGATGGAGATAGCTCAGCGCATTGCCGCAAAGGACAACTGCCTTGCCCTTATCACAGGCGAGAGCGTGGGACAGGTGGCAAGCCAGACAATGGCGGCTATGGTATGCACAGCCGCAGTATGCCGCATACCCGTGTTCCGTCCCTGCGTCGGCATGGACAAGACCGAGATAATTGAGATCGCACGTAAAATAGACACATTTGATATATCCGTACAGCCCTACGAGGACTGCTGTACAGTATTTACCCCACGTCACCCAAAGGTAAGACCTCAGCTTGCTGACATCGAAAAAGCACAGAACAGCTTCGACTTTGAACCCCTCATACAGAAGGCTGTTGAAAATACCGAGATGAAAACCTTTAATTTTGGTGAATGA
- a CDS encoding SpoIID/LytB domain-containing protein has protein sequence MKVQTMLKRAAAVASGVLVLSATVSMNTADSSTSAEETAAAETTAEVSETAAETENTSEKASESAEEESKMPEDWEKADVSDYDSSLTLISYELATPEMAKVGEAVDPYAGLSEEERKAREEEIAKKKSALKKATPTLSKNAAKSRSIAPTAVELKTSGASVGDIPQSQSDPDVEAKPGEFAFVTYGWGHGVGMSQNGANFYASCAGWTYQDILFHYYPGTELMNTGMTDEEELTIAHEPAGDTLKVVSEIVNREVGGSFSYEAIKAQAVAVYTYIKYNGDDSKDLRGKADPPQVVIDACQEVLGEALYYDNSYALTVFSASSGGCSANCRDVFYADYPYLRSVPSDYDAAYDPHWGTVTYMTAEAVKKKLETAYHITLSDDPANWIQPVYSEETGYVISVNIDGQTTAKGYPFSMMMGLKSSKFNLKYTYD, from the coding sequence ATGAAGGTACAGACAATGCTTAAACGAGCGGCAGCTGTGGCTTCGGGAGTACTTGTGCTCTCGGCAACTGTTAGCATGAACACCGCGGACAGCTCAACTTCAGCCGAGGAAACTGCGGCTGCGGAAACCACTGCGGAGGTAAGCGAAACAGCTGCGGAAACCGAAAACACTTCCGAGAAAGCTTCGGAAAGTGCGGAGGAAGAGTCAAAGATGCCAGAGGATTGGGAGAAAGCTGATGTCAGCGATTATGATTCCAGCCTCACTCTTATAAGCTATGAGCTCGCAACGCCTGAAATGGCGAAGGTGGGCGAAGCTGTTGATCCATATGCAGGACTTTCGGAAGAAGAGCGTAAGGCTCGTGAGGAAGAGATTGCAAAGAAAAAGAGCGCGTTGAAAAAAGCAACGCCTACTTTATCAAAGAATGCGGCAAAGAGCCGCAGCATAGCACCTACAGCGGTGGAGCTCAAGACCTCCGGCGCGTCGGTAGGTGATATACCGCAGTCACAGTCGGATCCGGATGTGGAAGCCAAGCCCGGCGAATTCGCATTCGTTACCTACGGCTGGGGACACGGCGTCGGTATGAGCCAGAACGGCGCAAACTTCTATGCAAGCTGCGCAGGCTGGACATATCAGGATATCCTGTTCCACTATTACCCCGGAACAGAGCTTATGAATACAGGAATGACTGACGAGGAGGAGCTTACCATAGCTCATGAGCCTGCTGGCGATACCCTCAAGGTCGTATCTGAGATAGTCAACCGTGAGGTCGGCGGAAGCTTCTCTTACGAAGCTATCAAGGCTCAGGCAGTTGCGGTTTATACTTATATAAAGTATAACGGCGACGATTCAAAGGACCTGAGAGGTAAGGCTGACCCGCCCCAGGTAGTCATTGACGCTTGTCAGGAAGTACTGGGCGAGGCACTTTACTACGACAACAGTTACGCGCTGACAGTATTCTCCGCTTCAAGCGGCGGCTGCTCGGCAAACTGCCGTGACGTATTCTATGCGGATTATCCGTACCTCAGAAGCGTGCCCAGCGACTATGATGCCGCTTACGACCCGCACTGGGGAACAGTTACATATATGACTGCCGAGGCAGTGAAGAAAAAGCTTGAAACAGCTTACCACATCACTCTTTCGGACGATCCCGCAAACTGGATACAGCCCGTTTACTCAGAGGAGACAGGCTACGTCATCTCTGTAAACATAGACGGACAGACAACCGCTAAGGGTTATCCGTTCTCAATGATGATGGGACTTAAATCATCAAAATTCAATCTGAAATATACATATGATTGA
- a CDS encoding CinA family protein, producing the protein MVSSKFSECDTEKLDKTVENVVKLLERKRFTIATAESCTGGLLSELITSVSGASAVFELGICTYSQRIKTEFLGVPTEVIQDHGVVSEETALSMVKGLKIRSGADVCVSITGIAGPSGGTAETPVGTVYIGFDICGSQFVRLPELWKLSDMSRTNIRRCAAAYAFGTIEKILMEASKD; encoded by the coding sequence GTGGTAAGCAGTAAATTTTCTGAATGTGACACCGAAAAACTTGACAAGACCGTTGAAAATGTTGTAAAATTATTAGAACGGAAGAGGTTTACCATAGCTACAGCGGAGAGCTGTACGGGAGGACTTCTTTCGGAGCTTATAACATCAGTATCGGGCGCGTCTGCGGTCTTTGAGCTTGGGATATGCACATATTCTCAGCGGATAAAGACAGAGTTTCTGGGTGTCCCCACCGAGGTCATACAGGATCACGGCGTGGTGAGCGAGGAAACAGCACTGAGCATGGTCAAGGGACTTAAAATACGCTCGGGAGCAGATGTGTGCGTTTCCATAACGGGCATTGCAGGTCCATCGGGCGGAACTGCAGAGACTCCTGTGGGAACGGTGTATATCGGTTTCGATATTTGCGGCAGTCAGTTTGTAAGGCTGCCCGAGCTTTGGAAGCTGAGCGATATGAGCAGAACGAATATCAGACGATGTGCGGCTGCTTATGCGTTTGGCACGATTGAAAAAATACTGATGGAGGCGAGTAAAGACTGA
- the spoVG gene encoding septation regulator SpoVG — protein sequence MEITDVKIRKIMSEGRLRAVVSLTIDELLAVHDIKVVQGDERLFVAMPSRKDENGVFRDIVHPISPSARKLFEETILDTYERQLAVMETEEAENATAGADE from the coding sequence ATGGAAATTACAGATGTAAAGATCAGGAAGATCATGTCCGAGGGCAGGCTTCGCGCGGTAGTATCACTTACTATCGACGAATTGCTTGCAGTCCATGACATCAAGGTGGTTCAGGGCGACGAAAGACTTTTCGTGGCAATGCCCAGCCGCAAGGACGAAAACGGAGTTTTCCGCGATATCGTTCACCCCATTTCACCATCAGCAAGGAAGCTCTTTGAGGAGACTATCCTCGACACTTATGAGAGACAGCTTGCTGTCATGGAAACCGAGGAAGCAGAGAATGCTACTGCCGGAGCTGACGAATAA